The genomic window GCCGCCCGGGCGGTGCTGCCCAACGCCACCGAGACCCGGGTCGTCGTCACCGGCAACTATCGGGCGTGGCGGCACTTCGTCGACATGCGGGCCACCGAGCACGCCGACGTCGAGATCCGCCGGGTGGCCGTCGAATGCCTCCGGCAACTCCGATCCGCCGCGCCGAATGTGTTCGGGGACTTCGAGATTTCGACACTGCCGGACGGCTCCGAAGTGGCCCGCAGCATGTTCGACACGGGCGGATGAAGAGGGCGACACGGATGCGGTGCCGTCGTGTGCAGATCTGCAACCGTGACCGGGTAGCCTTCTGACCATGACCTACGGTGATTCAGCTGCTTCCGTCGAGCGTCCGTTCGGCACCGTCCTCACGGCGATGGTGACCCCGTTCACCAAGGACGGAAAGCTGGACGTGGACGCCGGCGTGCGGTTGGCCACCCACCTCGTCGACAACGGTTGCGACGGACTGGTGCTCGCCGGAACCACCGGCGAATCGCCCACCACCACCGAGAACGAGAAGCTCGAACTCCTGCGCGCCGTCGTCGACGCCGTCGGTGACCGGGCCCGGATCGTCGCCGGCGCCGGCAGCAACGACACCGCGCACAGCGTCGAACTCGCTCGCGACGCCGCCCGCGCCGGAGCGCACGGACTGCTCGTCGTCACCCCGTACTACTCGCGGCCCCCGCAGGCCGGCCTGTACGCGCACTTCACCGCCGTCGCCGACGCCACGGACCTGCCGGTGATGCTCTACGACATTCCACCCCGCTCCGTGGTACCCATCGAGACCGAGACGATCCGCCGCCTCGCCGAACACCCCCGGATCCTCGCGGTCAAGGACGCCAAGGGCGACCTCAACGCGGGCGCCGAACTCATCGGCACCACCGACCTCGACTTCTACTCGGGTGACGACCCGCTGAACCTGCCGTGGCTGTCCGTCGGCGCAGTCGGCTTCGTCAGCGTCATCGGGCACATCGTTCCGCAGCGGCTGCGCGCCCTGCACACCGCGTTCGTGGAGGGCGACCTCGCGAAGGCCCGCGAGATCAACCTCAGCCTGGTCCCGGTCAACCGGTCCGTCGCCCGCCTCGGTGGCGTCAGCGCCTCCAAGGCTGCGCTGCGCCTGCAGGGCATCGACGTCGGAGACCCACGACTGCCACAGGTGGCACCCACCACCGAACAACTCGACGTCCTGGCCGCAGAACTTCACGCCGCGGGGGTGCTCGCATGAGCCGCCCGCCCCGTCGCCGCAGCGCCTCCCGTCAGGCCGGCCCGCCGATGACCGACACCGAACGGGCCCAGCGCGCCCCGGAACCCGCCGCAGCACCCGCCCCGGAACCTGCCGTGGCCCCCGCCGCCGCCGAAACCCCGGCCGCACCCAAGAGCGAAGCCGCCAAGGGCGCCGCCTCGAAGTCGAACGGGCGCCGTTCCCGTCGTGGTGGTGGACGCGCGAAGGCCCCGGTCGCCCCCGTCGCCGCCGACCCCACCGACCGGCTCGGCCTGCCGCCGAAGGCCCCGAAGAACGGCCTGCGAGTCGTCGCGCTCGGCGGCATCGGCGAGATCGGCCGCAACATGACGGTTTTCGAGCACCAGGGCAAGCTGCTCATCGTCGACTGCGGCGTCCTGTTCCCCGAGGACCAGCAACCCGGCGTCGACCTCATCCTCCCGGACTTCCGGTACATCGAGGACCGGATGGACGACGTCGAGGCGATCGTCCTCACCCACGGACACGAGGACCACATCGGTGCCGTGCCGTTCCTGCTGCGCCTGCGTCCCGACATCCCTGTCGTCGGCGCCAAGTTCACGCTCGCGCTCGTCGCCGCCAAGTGCCGTGAGCACCGGCAGCGCCCCAACCTCGTCGAGGTCGTCGAGGGCGACAAGACCAGCCACGGACCGTTCGACTGCGAGTACTTCGCCGTCAACCACTCGATCCCCGACGCGATCGCCGTCGCGATCCGCACGTCCGCCGGCATCGTCCTGCACACCGGCGACATCAAGCTCGACCAGCTGCCCCTCGACGGCCGGCTCACCGACCTCGCCGGATTCTCCCGGCTCGGTGACGAGGGTGTCGACCTGTTCCTCGTCGACTCCACCAACGCCGAGGTCCCCGGCTTCGTCACCCCCGAACGCGAGATCGGCGGCGTCCTCGACAACGTCATCGGCAAGGCCACCCAGCGGGTCATCGTCGCGTCGTTCGCGAGCCAC from Prescottella sp. R16 includes these protein-coding regions:
- a CDS encoding ribonuclease J yields the protein MSRPPRRRSASRQAGPPMTDTERAQRAPEPAAAPAPEPAVAPAAAETPAAPKSEAAKGAASKSNGRRSRRGGGRAKAPVAPVAADPTDRLGLPPKAPKNGLRVVALGGIGEIGRNMTVFEHQGKLLIVDCGVLFPEDQQPGVDLILPDFRYIEDRMDDVEAIVLTHGHEDHIGAVPFLLRLRPDIPVVGAKFTLALVAAKCREHRQRPNLVEVVEGDKTSHGPFDCEYFAVNHSIPDAIAVAIRTSAGIVLHTGDIKLDQLPLDGRLTDLAGFSRLGDEGVDLFLVDSTNAEVPGFVTPEREIGGVLDNVIGKATQRVIVASFASHVHRIQQVVDVAVRYNRRIAFVGRSMVRNMQIAQDLGYLSVPDGVVVDLDTAANLPDDRLVLISTGSQGEPLSALSRMARGEHRQINVQANDLVVLASSLIPGNENSVFAVVNGLAKRGATVVTQQNAKVHVSGHASAGELLYLYNAVRPTNAMPVHGEWRHLRANAALAAATGVPEERIVLAEDGVVVDMVDGLAEIVGRVPVGMVYVDGNSVGDVGDSTLSDRLILGEGGFISISVAIDNETGRAVSEPEVSGRGFSDDPQALAEAARLVDKVLGDLASEGINDTHRIAQAVRRIVGRWVAEKYRRRPMIVPTVIGVP
- the dapA gene encoding 4-hydroxy-tetrahydrodipicolinate synthase, yielding MTYGDSAASVERPFGTVLTAMVTPFTKDGKLDVDAGVRLATHLVDNGCDGLVLAGTTGESPTTTENEKLELLRAVVDAVGDRARIVAGAGSNDTAHSVELARDAARAGAHGLLVVTPYYSRPPQAGLYAHFTAVADATDLPVMLYDIPPRSVVPIETETIRRLAEHPRILAVKDAKGDLNAGAELIGTTDLDFYSGDDPLNLPWLSVGAVGFVSVIGHIVPQRLRALHTAFVEGDLAKAREINLSLVPVNRSVARLGGVSASKAALRLQGIDVGDPRLPQVAPTTEQLDVLAAELHAAGVLA